From a region of the Leucoraja erinacea ecotype New England chromosome 6, Leri_hhj_1, whole genome shotgun sequence genome:
- the ercc5 gene encoding DNA excision repair protein ERCC-5, whose protein sequence is MGVQGLWKLLECTGQPTRPETLEGKILAVDISIWLNQAVKGARDRHGNSIPNAHLLILLHRLCKLLFYRIRPLVVFDGKMPLLKKQTLENRWKRKELAVKDTKKTTDKLLKTFLKRLALKAATGGKSDDIIPSLSQVKRGETDDIFILPSLEQKEENSSDEEAEKEWKERMKNERLLQNEFFENPNSVDIDSEDFASLPPEVRHEILTDLKEFAKRRRSLLEPMPQQSTDFSQYQLSGLLKRNRLNQHIQGVQKEMNKQYCGEIQMDCDNEGGFIKDMETRRLVSEDASHYILIKGVQLKNSEDAKTNEQNLPEKIINSTATEEPSNSGWEPFKYSSLTSPPTTKAENNDDAAANDCPSPRTMMAIEAAMLESSSDDALESGEDKLFLPECSSSLYSAGGTSKNVNMSPRTHRAIQQALEEIEVTNIAKRDQENEYSNTTKQLVRCLSSDNEHEDQEVFDSDCELLELPLSSKAPQRKSIRSGNDQNCNMQAKLPAAAKSSPISANKQDHDDATRDIMQVIIEKQKIEQINIQSSEFVQETENDGELHLDSNIRQCINPLETVMFLENSSTNSGIIPSVQQPLISHALGIQSVDNIKMSPQIKGELELKSFSSEKDKRASLEESIGNQNSAKDEDQSDSEGSFIEVIDTNEAPLQNELLPHDIFKPLIPVTKSTLLPDDDNVQGTLETVQTVKEEQSAVISDHAEEVEKMVQKNMEEEPEQPKWTDMEESTANEWSELNQGDIEELENSLFLKQSELQSQKQQQERVAATITGQMYLDSQELLRLLGIPYIVAPTEAEAQCAYLDLTDQTSGTITDDSDIWLFGARHVYKNFFNQDKYVEYYQYVHIHNQLGLDRRKLINLAYFLGSDYTEGIPGVGYVTAMELLNEFLGPGLEPLFRIRDWWTESQKNKKLRDNPNDTKVKKKLRNLDINPGFPNPAVAEAYLKPVIDESKGSLSWGRPDLDEIREYPFNRFGWTRKKTDDILLPVMKQLNAHQSQPRIDTFFRVEQYEKQAIKSQRLRRAVTCMLRKEETSTQAQETADIPEGSSNSSDDTQEVALGAKSKSSNSQMKCRKRKQPVKSAEQPLGGGFIGSLHLSERSIDSAEGGFEYNTKKYPKTTSFVKKSPEKQMKDRKDKTEDKTASCSSSSSEENDDSLVTAKPVFSKKGKVLKQSSNKKRMKGLKTKQQQKLKK, encoded by the exons ATGGGAGTTCAGGGACTGTGGAAGCTGTTGGAGTGTACTGGACAACCAACTAGACCAGAAACTCTTGAAGGAAAAATACTTGCTGTCG ATATTAGCATTTGGTTAAACCAGGCTGTGAAGGGAGCACGAGATCGCCATGGTAATTCTATACCAAATGCTCACCTTTTGATTTTGCTCCATCGACTTTGTAAATTGTTGTTTTATCGAATACGACCATTGGTTGTTTTTGATGGAAAGATGCCACTACTGAAGAAGCAAACTTTG GAAAATAGGTGGAAGAGAAAGGAGCTGGCAGTTAAAGACACAAAGAAAACTACAGACAAGCTGTTGAAAACATTTCTGAAGAGGCTTGCCTTAAAAGCTGCAACAGGAGGCAAAAG TGATGACATCATTCCCAGTCTCTCTCAGGTGAAGAGAGGAGAAACTGATGATATTTTTATTCTGCCTTCCTTGGAACAGAAAGAGGAAAACAG CTCAGATGAAGAGGCTGAGAAGGAATGGAAAGAACGAATGAAGAATGAAAGGTTATTGCAG AATGAATTTTTTGAGAATCCTAATTCTGTAGATATTGATTCAGAAGACTTTGCAAGTTTACCTCCAGAAGTGAGGCATGAAATCTTGACAGATCTCAAAGAATTTGCCAAGCGtcgaagaagtttattggagccAATGCCTCAG CAGTCAACTGATTTTTCTCAGTACCAGTTATCTGGCCTGCTTAAACGCAACAGACTTAACCAGCATATTCAAGGTGTTCAAAAAGAGATGAACAAACAATACTGTGGAGAAATCCAAATGGACTGTGATAATGAAGGGGGATTCATTAAGGATATGGAAACCAGACGGCTTGTATCAGAGGATGCTTCACACTACATTCTGATAAAAG GAGTCCAGTTGAAAAATAGTGAAGATGCAAAGACCAATGAACAAAATCTACCAGAGAAAATTATTAATTCCACTGCCACAGAAGAACCCTCAAACTCTGGTTGGGAGCCTTTTAAATATTCAAGTCTCACATCACCTCCAACAACCAAAGCTGAGAATAATGATGACGCTGCTGCAAATGATTGCCCTTCTCCACGGACAATGATGGCTATTGAAGCTGCCATGTTAGAAAGCAGCTCAGATGACGCGCTCGAGTCTGGAGAAGATAAATTATTTCTACCCGAGTGCAGTAGCTCTCTATATTCAGCTGGTGGTACTTCCAAAAATGTAAATATGTCACCAAGGACACATCGAGCCATCCAGCAAGCTTTAGAAGAAATTGAAGTGACAAACATTGCAAAGAGGGACCAAGAAAATGAATACAGCAATACTACAAAACAACTTGTCAGATGCTTAAGCTCAGATAATGAGCATGAAGATCAAGAGGTATTTGACAGTGATTGTGAGCTGCTTGAATTACCATTAAGTTCAAAGGCCCCTCAGAGGAAATCTATAAGATCTGGAAATGATCAAAATTGCAATATGCAAGCTAAACTTCCTGCAGCTGCAAAATCTTCTCCCATCAGTGCAAACAAACAAGATCATGATGATGCAACCAGAGATATAATGCAAGTGATTATTGAAAAACAGAAAATTGAACAGATAAATATTCAATCTTCTGAATTTGTGCAGGAAACTGAAAATGATGGTGAGTTGCACTTGGACAGTAACATCAGGCAATGTATTAATCCTCTTGAAACAGTTATGTTCCTAGAAAATAGCAGTACAAACAGTGGAATTATTCCAAGTGTACAGCAGCCTttaatttctcacgctctgggcATTCAGTCTGTGGACAATATAAAAATGTCTCCTCAGATAAAAGGAGAACTGGAATTGAAGAGTTTTTCTTCTGAAAAAGATAAACGAGCCTCGCTAGAAGAATCCATTGGAAACCAGAATTCTGCGAAGGATGAAGATCAGAGTGACTCTGAGG GAAGCTTTATTGAAGTTATTGACACAAATGAAGCACCATTGCAAAATGAGCTCTTGCCACACGATATCTTCAAACCTTTGATTCCTGTGACTAAATCGACACTACTGCCTGATGATGACAATGTGCAAGGGACTTTAGAAACTGTACAGACAGTTAAAGAGGAACAATCGGCAGTTATCAGTGATCATGCAGAAGAAGTTGAGAAAATGGTTCAGAAAAATATGGAAGAAGAACCAGAGCAGCCCAAATGGACAGATATGgaagaaagcacagcaaatgaGTGGAGTGAACTAAATCAG GGTGATATAGAGGAACTAGAAAACAGCTTGTTCTTAAAGCAGTCTGAACTACAATCTCAGAAACAACAGCAAGAGCGTGTTGCAGCCACAATCACAGGACAAATGTACTTGGACAGTCAG GAGCTGTTGCGGCTTCTTGGAATTCCTTATATTGTTGCTCCCACGGAGGCAGAAGCGCAATGTGCTTACTTGGATCTGACTGATCAAACTAGTGGAACCATCACTGATGACAGTGATATATGGCTGTTTGGAGCACGTCATGTGTATAAGAATTTCTTCAATCAAGATAAGTATGTGGAATATTACCAGTACGTCCATATTCATAACCAACTTG GTCTCGATAGACGAAAGCTGATAAATCTTGCCTATTTTCTGGGCAGTGACTACACTGAGGGGATCCCTGGTGTAGGTTATGTAACAGCAATGGAACTGCTGAATGAATTCCTTGGGCCTGGACTGGAGCCGCTTTTTCGTATTCG GGATTGGTGGACTGAATCTCAGAAAAATAAAAAGTTACGAGACAATCctaatgatacaaaagtgaaGAAAAAACTGCGTAACTTGGACATCAACCCAGGGTTTCCAAATCCAGCTGTGGCAGAAGCATATCTAAAACCAGTTATAGATGAATCTAAAGGATCACTCTCCTGGGGAAGACCAGACCTGGATGAGATTAGAGAATATCCTTTT AATCGTTTTGGTTGGACTAGGAAGAAGACTGATGACATACTTTTGCCTGTAATGAAGCAACTCAATGCCCACCAG TCACAGCCACGTATTGACACCTTCTTCAGAGTGGAACAATATGAGAAACAAGCAATAAAAAGCCAGAGACTTCGCAGAGCTGTGACTTGTATGTTGAGGAAAGAAGAAACTTCAACACAAGCACAAGAAACTGCTGATATACCAGAGGGGAGTAGTAACTCTTCAGACGACACTCAAGAAGTTGCCTTGGGAGCCAAAAGCAAATCCAGCAATTCCCAAATGAAGTGCAGAAAGAGGAAGCAACCAGTGAAATCTGCAGAACAACCACTCGGAGGAGGTTTTATTGGATCGCTTCATCTATCTGAAAGGTCAATTGACTCTGCAGAGGGTGGTTTTGAATATAACACCAAAAAATACCCTAAAACCACGAGTTTTGTTAAAAAATCTCCAGAAAAGCAGATGAAAGATAGAAAGGATAAAACCGAAGACAAAACTGCCTCTTGCAGCAGTAGCTCAAGTGAAGAGAATGATGATAGTCTAGTGACAGCCAAGCCTGTGTTTTCAAAGAAAGGAAAGGTCTTAAAACAAAGCAGCAacaaaaaaaggatgaaaggtcTTAAAACAAAGCaacaacaaaaattaaaaaaataa